In Felis catus isolate Fca126 chromosome E1, F.catus_Fca126_mat1.0, whole genome shotgun sequence, the following proteins share a genomic window:
- the HASPIN gene encoding LOW QUALITY PROTEIN: serine/threonine-protein kinase haspin (The sequence of the model RefSeq protein was modified relative to this genomic sequence to represent the inferred CDS: inserted 1 base in 1 codon) has product MAASLPRPGNRLFRTYGAAGGGGPRRRPGRAAAQWFPPKDRKRLFSSSSSSDASSGGPSRSIASDDPDDPDFLGFPVGRRRRGPGGRVSEDRPSLIATPRRLRLRARPPQNCSXPCGPLEPPPFSNGNPCLLSPDLSACSRPGDGGELGTSASLFSSLASPGPGLPAPGDSVLGTGPAASLDAASEVPSGLHLPAASLDPASLHRLQEAATGGGRFTRLAHQAHANLRSALFGVTDSGNPEDSESGAVGRNMRESCCEMEQTGKRLERPGFSSMGKKRATDQGCCQQIGSQGAAQIDSEEADGCKGCIVPGEINRPERTGPSRKRKLQETVETSLLHYHQFKRDQKREKDSSLTQDLTHLQNASWTKARASFSFHKKKMVTAVSEVCSSYTVASSLSESLISEYPNPPVTNRTNSAVSPWNCSSMYLLTPFKTLHVTDKKVSDAEKVYGECNQEGPIPFSNCLSTEKLECCQKIGEGVFGEVFQTIVNHTPVALKIIAIEGPDLVNGAHQKTFEEILPEIIISKELSLLSDEIHNRTEGFIGLNSVHCVQGSYPPLLLRAWDHYNSTKGSANDRPDFFEEDQLFIVLEFEFGGIDLEQMRTKLSSMATAKSILHQITASLAVAEASLHFEHRDLHWGNVLLKKTSLKELQYTLNGNTSTIPTRGLQVNIIDYTLSRLERDGIVVFCDISMDEDLFTGEGDYQFEIYRLMRKENNNCWGEYHPYNNVLWLHYLTDKILKQMTFKIKCNTPAMKQMKRKIQHFYRTMLNFRSATDLLCQHSLFK; this is encoded by the exons ATGGCGGCGTCGCTCCCGCGACCTGGGAACCGGCTCTTCCGAACGTATGGGGCTGCGGGCGGCGGGGGGCCGCGGCGGCGACCCGGCAGGGCAGCGGCGCAGTGGTTCCCGCCGAAAGACCGGAAGCGTTTAttcagcagcagcagtagcagcgACGCCAGCAGCGGCGGCCCCTCGCGCTCTATCGCTTCCGACGATCCCGACGACCCAGACTTCCTCGGCTTTCCGGTGGGTCGACGGCGGAGGGGCCCTGGCGGTCGAGTCTCCGAGGACCGGCCGAGTCTGATCGCGACCCCAAGACGCCTGAGGCTGCGAGCTCGGCCTCCGCAGAACTGCA ACCCCTGCGGGCCGCTCGAACCGCCGCCCTTCTCTAACGGCAACCCGTGCCTACTGAGCCCGGACCTCAGTGCGTGCAGCCGGCCCGGGGACGGCGGCGAGCTGGGCACCAGTGCCTCCCTGTTCAGCAGTCTGGCCTCTCCTGGCCCCGGCCTCCCAGCGCCAGGAGACAGTGTCCTCGGGACCGGCCCCGCCGCCTCTTTGGATGCAGCCTCTGAAGTTCCGAGTGGCTTGCACCTCCCAGCAGCCTCCCTGGACCCAGCATCCCTCCACCGCCTCCAGGAGGCAGCAACAGGAGGAGGCAGGTTCACTAGGTTGGCCCACCAAGCCCATGCCAACCTCAGGTCAGCTCTCTTTGGTGTCACGGACTCTGGAAACCCTGAGGATTCTGAGAGTGGGGCAGTTGGGAGGAATATGAGGGAGTCTTGCTGTGAAATGGAACAGACGGGGAAGAGGCTGGAGAGGCCAGGTTTTTCAAGCATGGGTAAGAAGAGGGCCACAGACCAGGGCTGTTGTCAACAGATTGGGTCTCAAGGGGCTGCCCAGATAGACTCCGAGGAGGCAGATGGTTGCAAGGGCTGTATTGTACCTGGGGAAATCAACAGGCCTGAGAGAACTGGGCCTAGTCGAAAAAGGAAACTGCAGGAAACAGTAGAAACCTCCCTTCTCCATTACCACCAGTTTAAGAGGGaccaaaagagggaaaaagactcATCCCTCACCCAGGACCTGACTCATTTACAGAATGCCTCTTGGACCAAAGCCAGGGCTTCTTTCAGTTTCCACAAGAAGAAGATGGTGACTGCTGTATCAGAAGTATGCAGTAGCTACACCGTTGCCAGTTCTCTCTCTGAGTCCCTCATCTCTGAATATCCAAACCCTCCTGTTACGAACAGAACAAATAGTGCCGTGTCTCCTTGGAACTGCTCTTCCATGTATTTGCTAACCCCGTTTAAGACACTACATGTCACAGACAAAAAGGTATCAGATGCTGAAAAGGTTTACGGGGAATGCAATCAGGAGGGCCCTATCCCCTTTAGCAATTGCCTTTCCACAGAAAAATTGGAATGCTGTCAGAAGATTGGAGAAGGGGTGTTTGGTGAAGTGTTTCAAACAATTGTTAATCACACACCTGTTGCCCTAAAAATCATTGCTATTGAAGGACCAGATTTGGTCAACGGAGCCCATCAGAAAACTTTTGAGGAAATTCTGCCGGAGATCATCATCTCCAAAGAGTTGAGCCTTTTGTCTGATGAGATACACAACCGTACAGAAGGCTTTATTGGTTTGAATTCGGTGCACTGTGTTCAAGGATCTTACCCTCCCTTGctcctcagagcctgggaccaTTATAACTCAACTAAAGGGTCTGCAAATGACCGGCCTGACTTTTTTGAGGAAGACCAGCTCTTCATTGTGCTGGAATTTGAGTTTGGAGGGATTGACTTAGAGCAAATGAGAACGAAGTTGTCCTCCATGGCTACTGCAAAGAGCATTCTACACCAGATCACAGCATCTCTCGCAGTGGCCGAGGCATCCCTGCACTTTGAGCACCGAGACTTACACTGGGGGAATgtgcttttaaagaaaaccagCCTCAAAGAGCTCCAGTACACCCTCAACGGGAACACGAGCACTATCCCCACCCGTGGACTACAAGTCAATATCATTGACTACACCCTGTCACGGTTGGAACGGGATGGGATCGTGGTGTTCTGTGACATTTCCATGGATGAGGACCTATTTACAGGTGAAGGTGACTACCAGTTTGAGATCTACAGGCTAATGAGGAAGGAGAACAACAACTGCTGGGGTGAATATCACCCTTATAATAATGTGCTCTGGCTCCATTACCTCACAGATAAGATTCTGAAACAGATGACCTTCAAGATTAAATGTAACACCCCCGCCATGaagcaaatgaagagaaagatCCAGCATTTCTATAGGACAATGCTGAATTTCAGGTCTGCCACTGACCTGCTCTGCCAACACAGTCTGTTTAAGTAA